aaaaaaaattacatcttCGTTCTTAGTGACAAAAAATTACCTTGGGCAACGGTGCTGGGGCATATGTATCATCATCTTCTGCGATTACTATCACCTCATCACCCTCTTGCAAAACATAACAATCATCAGGGTTTAAAATAATTTTGCCACCGTAAGATGCCACTTTTATGCCACATGGAACGGCATCAGGAAAGCTAATCAGCACATCTTCAAATCGCATTCCATCCAACTTAGGCCATCTTTTAATGTAGAATTCACAGTTCTCAAAGCCAAGAATATCTTCCCATATCTGTATATGCAACTCAAATGATTTTTACAACAACATTTAGAAATTACTGAACTGTATCTAAATTCAATCAGCATGGTAATCATAGTAAGGGTTATGTAGATGTCGGCACAATTAAAACTTAAAAGCATGCACATATTGCAGGAATGATTCTTATTTCAACAAAGCAACAGCACTCAGAATTTAATGTTGGAAGGAAACCTGAGCAAGGCCTGGCTGACGTGCACACTGTATCATCAACCGACCGATCACATCATGTGCAACAACGGTCTCCACAAGATCTCCGCCAACAAGTTTGACTAGAACTTCGTTGTCAAGATCActaagctcaactactatgtgACCTCTTAGTCCCTCTTTGACTCCAGTTAAACTCAAGACTGTTCGCAGTGCCCGTGCATCACTCTGCAATAAGGGTGTAATGATGTAAGGAAGAGCTTCCACAGAACAGTATAACTTGATCAACAGAACTTACCTGGTCAGCATTTCCTTCTTCAGCTAAAACCACAATTGCACGTGCCTTAGAAACTGAGACCTTGTGCATGAAGGTACATTAGTTGAAATAGGCACATATATATGCAGAAGTGATGTGCTAGCCAGAATTAACTAACATCAATACATCACAATCATTCTATTAACTGTCAACAGACCATAATGGCATATTAACAATCACAGGTGTCAGAAGATCAAAACTGAGAAAAATATGCCTCAACATCTGTAGATCACATCGTTTTACCTTTTTCAAGTCAGCCAGAATCAGAGGGCTTCCACTTCTACATATTACAGATGTTCCTTTCAAGTCAAACTCCATTTTAGCAATATCTGCTTCCATTtcctctttgtttctttcagcCATCACTACGATGGTCCCACCTCCCAAACTTTCATTAGCAATAGCGATTTGGTTCAGTAAAGATCCCTATTGTCACCAAAGGAAACAGGTTAGATTACATAATCTGGAGAAATGCAACTTTTGTTCTTACAAAAAAACTGGCATGTAACAAAGCAGCTATATAAGTTAAAAGAAGTGACACAACGTTGCCAAAAATGTGCATGGCATTCTATCAGAAGAATGCATGATACTATAACGAAACGGCATTAGTAACGAGCATCTATCTCTCTGGTTTTAGGAATAACTTTGAAGCATCAAGCGACCTGACAGAGTGCAGACCCAAGACCTCTTAATAAACTTATTAGCTACAGGTACAGCTACAAAATTCATACACAAACAACAAGGGACATAGCAATACATTTAAGCATAGTTAGGAAATTTGCAAGAAAAGATTAGCAAAGGTTCGTTCCAAGATTACCAACTTGTCACTCCATCCAAGGATCAGAGTGTGGCTTTGCTCTATGACCTCACTTCTTCCTTTCCTCAAAGAATCAAACTTCTCTGAGATTGAATCAATGACGAGACCAAGCATCATGGCAAAAACCAACATCCCACCAATACTAATTGAAACTGAAACCAGCTTGGGTCCAAAACCCATGGCATTGGCATGGTTGCCCGAGTCAGCAATGAAGGTCCAGGACAGCCAAAGACAATCGGATAAGCTATCATCAGTCACACCATACAGAGCCAGCCCGCCAAGAGCAATAAGTAACAATGTAGCAACAAGTAGAACCAACGGTTTAGCATACGGATgaagagataaaaatatatcaACTTTGTATGCCAAACGCTTGTTTATGGGAACTTCTTCAGAGTCATGTGAACTCCTTATCTTTGACACAAGGCCAATGTACTTGAGAATGACTAGCGGCGCATATAGTACGGAAAGCGAGATCAACAGGGAAAAGTTCTTCAGACTTCTGGTCTGCATGGTATTGTTTTCATCCTGATGCAACAAATTAATGTTGCTCATATCCAATGAGGAGCCTATAATACATGACTGCAGTTTTGCAGTAACTACAGCAAGCTGTTCCTGAAACAATCAGAATGAAATGGGATAAGATCGACAGATTATATAATGCTTCACAAGCAGTGCGAGGCAATTAAGGGCAGACTTGTACCTGCAAATGGCAAACCTGATCGTGTAACGAAAAGTTCCTGCGGAGAAGGGAGGCTAAGCACAGCGAAATGACCTGAAGCAAGCAACAGTTTTTTCGCGATTAAACAACGGGCCAACAAAAGTCAAACACAAAACCCAGCGAGTTCGCCCATTTCTCACCGCCGCGGATAGCATCTCTGACCATCGAGGGGTGATCGCCGATGCCGCCGGCTTCCTTCCGTGCACCGGGGCGGACGTCTGAGGCGCCTTTTTCTCGGCGGCAGCCGTTAGGACATCGCCGCGGCGGACGCCAGCGTACCGGAGGTCGCGGCGGCGTGGCGCGGACGGaagcggaggcggcggtggctgctgctgctccggcGTCGGGTGTGGGGAACGGGAGCGGGAGCGCAGGGTAGGGGGTGGACGGCGGTCGGCGAGGGAATAGGGCTTGGGGGAGCGGGAGGTGGAGGGGAAGGGGGTCCGGGCTCTGGAGGAGGGGAGgaacggcggcgccggcgggaaGAACCAGTcgcggtgcggcggcggcgacgaggagtCGGGGTCCAGGGGCATTTTGGGGATTCCCGACTGGCGGGGCGGCGTGGGggatgtctttttttttttttttttttttttggacgaCGGGGATGTTTGTTCGCGCGTGGCTGGCCGTTGGTTTCCGCGAAATGATTCGCCATGTCATTGACTTGTTTAACCTTTATTAATCGGCGGGTTTGCTCCGTAAATAGATATTTTTTCTCGACAACCTCAAAGTACGTGGATTACAATAGGAATATGATTCTCTTTAGTAGATATATATAGATTATAGGTCTAAGTATGTGTTTTAAGTATATAAATGCGCGTGTGTAGAATATGATATATGTTTAAATATTTGTTTAAATATTATAGTTTGTATCTAATATTGAGATAAAAAaacttttcttaatggaaaTCCAACCATGAAGATGGTTCTTATATGGTTTCCTTTCTCTGATGCCAAAATTATCGATGTTACTATGTTGTCATGATTAATGTGagcttttctttccttttttcttttgagaaatcCCTTGCAACAAGTAGACGTAGCGCATATTCGTACTATCACATGCAAACACGCAGTACTCACACAACATCTATTTAAGATTGGAGATGTAGAGAATGATGAAGTTACCATAAATATCTTATTGTCAACGGTACATTGTGTGCTATAAAAAATCGGTCTTGTTGAGACACATAAATAATAGACTTAAGGTTTGATCCTGATGAGTATGGGTAcaattctcttttcttttgtactGGCTTGGATTTTGATATAACCAATTTAGGCATGAATAGATGCCATACAGAAAAAGGGTCTCTTATAGTGTTTTAAAAGTGTTTTATTTTCTGTATAGATAACATGTGTGGTCCCCTTAGTTTGCACGGAAAAATGAAAATCAGACTTGCCATTGTTTAAGAGGGGAGATATTGCCAGCAATATATTCcggttttctttttcaaaaggATCGGAAGAACAATTAATTGTGTACAAACTAACACATTTCAGAGCCTTATTTGTAGCCAGCAAGTATTTGCCTAGGATTGGTATTCTCAAATATCAATAAAGATTTCCTTTCCTTGGTATAAAGCATAACCGTTTGAGATTAATTTAGTCCAATTCATAGTTGGATGATATCATCCAAAATCTAGGGCATATGAATACCGTGTAGAAGAATATAGAAACACGTGGAATTCTCCAGAGTTGGTGTAAAAGGCCAAGATCCAAGTTGGTGTACTCCACTCTATGTTCAGATACTTAAAAATGtggaaaaaaaaaggctaaacaatttagggcatgtttggatgtAGTAGGTTTTAAAAATCACGATATGGAGAAACTacaattttaaaaataagaGACATTTAATACTCA
The nucleotide sequence above comes from Phragmites australis chromosome 4, lpPhrAust1.1, whole genome shotgun sequence. Encoded proteins:
- the LOC133915030 gene encoding probable ion channel CASTOR, which translates into the protein MPLDPDSSSPPPHRDWFFPPAPPFLPSSRARTPFPSTSRSPKPYSLADRRPPPTLRSRSRSPHPTPEQQQPPPPPLPSAPRRRDLRYAGVRRGDVLTAAAEKKAPQTSAPVHGRKPAASAITPRWSEMLSAAVISLCLASLLRRNFSLHDQVCHLQEQLAVVTAKLQSCIIGSSLDMSNINLLHQDENNTMQTRSLKNFSLLISLSVLYAPLVILKYIGLVSKIRSSHDSEEVPINKRLAYKVDIFLSLHPYAKPLVLLVATLLLIALGGLALYGVTDDSLSDCLWLSWTFIADSGNHANAMGFGPKLVSVSISIGGMLVFAMMLGLVIDSISEKFDSLRKGRSEVIEQSHTLILGWSDKLGSLLNQIAIANESLGGGTIVVMAERNKEEMEADIAKMEFDLKGTSVICRSGSPLILADLKKVSVSKARAIVVLAEEGNADQSDARALRTVLSLTGVKEGLRGHIVVELSDLDNEVLVKLVGGDLVETVVAHDVIGRLMIQCARQPGLAQIWEDILGFENCEFYIKRWPKLDGMRFEDVLISFPDAVPCGIKVASYGGKIILNPDDCYVLQEGDEVIVIAEDDDTYAPAPLPKVRRGCLPKDFIVPKSPERILFCGWRRDMEDMIMVLDAFLAPGSELWMFNDVPEIDRERKLIDGGLDFGRLENIILVHREGNAVIRRHLESLPLESFDSILILADESVEDSAIQADSRSLATLLLIRDIQAKRLPYREAMVSHVPLGTFSEGSWIGEMQQASDKSVIISEILEHRTKNLLTMSKISDYVLSNELVSMALAMVAEDKQINDVLEELFAEQGNEMQIHPSDLYLKEDEELNFFEVILRARQRKEIVIGYRLEGAERAIINPTDKVSRRRWSPKDVFVVISEKE